The Zonotrichia leucophrys gambelii isolate GWCS_2022_RI chromosome 20, RI_Zleu_2.0, whole genome shotgun sequence genome contains a region encoding:
- the ZBTB46 gene encoding zinc finger and BTB domain-containing protein 46 isoform X3 translates to MSSAVVGETLDLEPSLLLDLWKRKHKDLQMNNRKEDMEIASHYRHLLRELNEQRQHGILCDVCIIVEGKIFKAHKNVLLGSSRYFKTLYCQVQKTSDQATVTHLDIVTAQGFKAIIDFMYSAHLALTSRNVIEVMSAASYLQMTDIVQACHNFIKAALDISIKSDASEDLVDYELGAPSSSSTDALISAVVAGRSISPWLARRTSPANSSGDSAIASCHEGGSSYGKEDQEPKADSHEDISSQSLWASDMGYGSMRIKEEQVSPSHYGGGELHSAKDSAIQSGFSEQGGDGWQPTGRRKNRKNKETVRHITQQVEDDSRANSPVLPLLPASGWPYSSRDPSADAAGTEPSSSDSRVERPEPYGSVEEALLAGEPSYIPQPLTPDKEDALQAATVANLRAALMSKNSLLSLKADMLSEDSSLLFEYLPKGTHSLSLNEFTVIRKKFKCPYCSFSAMHQCILKRHMRSHTGERPYPCEICGKKFTRREHMKRHTLVHSKDKKYVCKVCNRVFMSAASVGIKHGSRRHGVCADCSGRGMAAHLDHNGAEGSPEECYPGEGPYMEDPEDIKVEGDEEMADDDDIKWKDDVGMSQDDVILDDDKDVDSPQEQDNSGENDKDFTWIS, encoded by the exons ATGTCCTCAGCTGTTGTAGGAGAAACACTAGACCTGGAACCCAGTTTGTTACTG GACTTGTGGAAGAGGAAACATAAAGATCTCCAGATGAATAACCGAAAGGAAGATATGGAAATTGCTTCCCACTACCGTCACCTGCTGCGGGAGCTGAACGAGCAGCGGCAGCACGGCATCCTGTGCGACGTCTGCATCATCGTGGAGGGCAAGATCTTCAAGGCTCACAAAAACgtcctcctgggcagcagccgCTACTTCAAAACCCTCTACTGCCAGGTGCAGAAAACCTCAGACCAGGCCACAGTGACCCACCTGGACATTGTCACCGCCCAGGGCTTCAAGGCAATCATTGACTTCATGTACTCGGCGCACCTGGCGCTGACCAGCAGGAACGTCATCGAGGTGATGTCGGCCGCCAGCTACCTGCAGATGACAGACATCGTGCAGGCCTGTCACAACTTCATCAAAGCAGCTCTGGACATAAGCATCAAGTCTGATGCCTCGGAGGACCTCGTTGATTATGAGCTGGGAgccccttccagcagcagcacggaCGCTCTGATCTCGGCAGTGGTGGCTGGCAGGAGTATATCCCCGTGGCTGGCTCGGAGAACCAGCCCAGCAAACTCCTCTGGGGACTCAGCCATTGCCAGCTGCCACGAGGGAGGGAGCAGTTATGGCAAAGAGGATCAAGAGCCAAAAGCAGACAGCCACGAAGACATTTCATCCCAGTCTCTCTGGGCTAGTGACATGGGCTATGGGTCTATGCGTATCAAAGAGGAGCAGGTGTCCCCGTCCCACTACGGAGGGGGTGAGCTGCACTCTGCCAAGGATAGTGCAATACAGAGTGGGTTCTCAGAGCAAGGAGGGGATGGCTGGCAGCCCACGGGCCGcaggaagaacaggaaaaacaaagaaactgtCAGACATATAACACAGCAAGTGGAGGATGACAGCAGGGCAAAttctcctgtgctgcccctTTTGCCTGCCTCAGGATGGCCGTACAGCAGTCGAGACCCAA GCGCCGATGCGGCCGGGACGGAGCCCAGCAGCTCGGACAGCCGGGTGGAGCGGCCGGAGCCCTACGGCAGCGTGGAGGAGGCGCTGCTGGCGGGGGAGCCCAGCTACATCCCGCAGCCCCTGACTCCGGACAAGGAGGACGCGCTGCAGGCCGCCACTGTCGCCAACCTGCGCGCGGCTCTGATGAGCAAGAACAGCTTGCTGTCGCTGAAAGCCGACATGCTGAGCGAGGACAGCTCGCTGCTCTTCGAGTACCTCCCCAAAGGCACCCACTCGCTCTCCC TCAACGAGTTCACAGTCATCAGGAAGAAGTTCAAGTGCCCatactgcagcttttctgccaTGCACCAGTGCATCCTGAAGAGACACATGAGGTCCCACACGGGGGAGAGGCCCTATCCCTGCGAGATCTGTGGCAAGAAGTTCACCCGCCGCGAGCACATGAAGCGCCACACCTTG gTCCACAGCAAAGATAAGAAATACGTCTGCAAGGTTTGCAACCGGGTGTTCATGTCAGCAGCCAGCGTGGGGATCAAGCACGGCTCGCGCCGGCACGGCGTCTGCGCCGACTGCTCCGGCCGCGGCATGGCCGCGCACCTGGACCACAACGGGGCCGAGGGCTCCCCCGAGGAGTGCTACCCCGGCGAGGGGCCCTACATGGAGGATCCCGAGGACATCAAGGTGGAAGGAGACGAGGAGATGGCAGACGACGACGACATCAAGTGGAAGGATGACGTGGGGATGTCACAGGATGATGTGATTTTAGATGATGACAAAGATGTCGActccccacaggagcaggacaACTCTGGGGAGAACGACAAGGATTTTACCTGGATTTCTTAG
- the ZBTB46 gene encoding zinc finger and BTB domain-containing protein 46 isoform X1 — MSSAVVGETLDLEPSLLLDLWKRKHKDLQMNNRKEDMEIASHYRHLLRELNEQRQHGILCDVCIIVEGKIFKAHKNVLLGSSRYFKTLYCQVQKTSDQATVTHLDIVTAQGFKAIIDFMYSAHLALTSRNVIEVMSAASYLQMTDIVQACHNFIKAALDISIKSDASEDLVDYELGAPSSSSTDALISAVVAGRSISPWLARRTSPANSSGDSAIASCHEGGSSYGKEDQEPKADSHEDISSQSLWASDMGYGSMRIKEEQVSPSHYGGGELHSAKDSAIQSGFSEQGGDGWQPTGRRKNRKNKETVRHITQQVEDDSRANSPVLPLLPASGWPYSSRDPSADAAGTEPSSSDSRVERPEPYGSVEEALLAGEPSYIPQPLTPDKEDALQAATVANLRAALMSKNSLLSLKADMLSEDSSLLFEYLPKGTHSLSRPGTSSNPSRGESDGKVEAPSPPLPSAHLASQSPTRICSSGEMSPETGIKGEVPSSTQAAFDRWLALWQFDNSDSDSSFPRSEETDITSDGTFLDSALAKRLTCGFCRRVFQRAEELQEHIHEHAFSTLLNCSQPGRFQCSKCPASFTLKSNMERHEKTIHCHFNEFTVIRKKFKCPYCSFSAMHQCILKRHMRSHTGERPYPCEICGKKFTRREHMKRHTLVHSKDKKYVCKVCNRVFMSAASVGIKHGSRRHGVCADCSGRGMAAHLDHNGAEGSPEECYPGEGPYMEDPEDIKVEGDEEMADDDDIKWKDDVGMSQDDVILDDDKDVDSPQEQDNSGENDKDFTWIS, encoded by the exons ATGTCCTCAGCTGTTGTAGGAGAAACACTAGACCTGGAACCCAGTTTGTTACTG GACTTGTGGAAGAGGAAACATAAAGATCTCCAGATGAATAACCGAAAGGAAGATATGGAAATTGCTTCCCACTACCGTCACCTGCTGCGGGAGCTGAACGAGCAGCGGCAGCACGGCATCCTGTGCGACGTCTGCATCATCGTGGAGGGCAAGATCTTCAAGGCTCACAAAAACgtcctcctgggcagcagccgCTACTTCAAAACCCTCTACTGCCAGGTGCAGAAAACCTCAGACCAGGCCACAGTGACCCACCTGGACATTGTCACCGCCCAGGGCTTCAAGGCAATCATTGACTTCATGTACTCGGCGCACCTGGCGCTGACCAGCAGGAACGTCATCGAGGTGATGTCGGCCGCCAGCTACCTGCAGATGACAGACATCGTGCAGGCCTGTCACAACTTCATCAAAGCAGCTCTGGACATAAGCATCAAGTCTGATGCCTCGGAGGACCTCGTTGATTATGAGCTGGGAgccccttccagcagcagcacggaCGCTCTGATCTCGGCAGTGGTGGCTGGCAGGAGTATATCCCCGTGGCTGGCTCGGAGAACCAGCCCAGCAAACTCCTCTGGGGACTCAGCCATTGCCAGCTGCCACGAGGGAGGGAGCAGTTATGGCAAAGAGGATCAAGAGCCAAAAGCAGACAGCCACGAAGACATTTCATCCCAGTCTCTCTGGGCTAGTGACATGGGCTATGGGTCTATGCGTATCAAAGAGGAGCAGGTGTCCCCGTCCCACTACGGAGGGGGTGAGCTGCACTCTGCCAAGGATAGTGCAATACAGAGTGGGTTCTCAGAGCAAGGAGGGGATGGCTGGCAGCCCACGGGCCGcaggaagaacaggaaaaacaaagaaactgtCAGACATATAACACAGCAAGTGGAGGATGACAGCAGGGCAAAttctcctgtgctgcccctTTTGCCTGCCTCAGGATGGCCGTACAGCAGTCGAGACCCAA GCGCCGATGCGGCCGGGACGGAGCCCAGCAGCTCGGACAGCCGGGTGGAGCGGCCGGAGCCCTACGGCAGCGTGGAGGAGGCGCTGCTGGCGGGGGAGCCCAGCTACATCCCGCAGCCCCTGACTCCGGACAAGGAGGACGCGCTGCAGGCCGCCACTGTCGCCAACCTGCGCGCGGCTCTGATGAGCAAGAACAGCTTGCTGTCGCTGAAAGCCGACATGCTGAGCGAGGACAGCTCGCTGCTCTTCGAGTACCTCCCCAAAGGCACCCACTCGCTCTCCC GGCCTGGCACCAGCTCGAATCCCTCAAGGGGTGAAAGTGATGGCAAAGTGGAAGCACCATCTCCCCCGCTGCCTTCAGCACACCTTGCCTCTCAGAGCCCCACCAGGATCTGCTCTTCTGGTGAAATGTCACCagaaactgggataaaaggagaGGTGCCTTCCTCAACCCAG gCTGCCTTTGACAGATGGCTGGCACTTTGGCAGTTTGATAACTCTGACTCAG ATTCCAGTTTCCCAAGATCTGAAGAGACAGATATCACCTCTGATGGGACCTTCCTGGACTCAGCCCTGGCCAAGAGGCTGACCTGTGGCTTCTGCAGGAGGGTGTTCCAGcgtgctgaggagctgcaggagcacatcCACGAGCACGCCTTCTCCACGCTGCTCAACTGCTCCCAGCCCGGCCGCTTCCAGTGCTCCAAGTGCCCCGCCAGCTTCACCCTGAAATCCAACATGGAGCGCCACGAGAAGACCATCCACTGCCACT TCAACGAGTTCACAGTCATCAGGAAGAAGTTCAAGTGCCCatactgcagcttttctgccaTGCACCAGTGCATCCTGAAGAGACACATGAGGTCCCACACGGGGGAGAGGCCCTATCCCTGCGAGATCTGTGGCAAGAAGTTCACCCGCCGCGAGCACATGAAGCGCCACACCTTG gTCCACAGCAAAGATAAGAAATACGTCTGCAAGGTTTGCAACCGGGTGTTCATGTCAGCAGCCAGCGTGGGGATCAAGCACGGCTCGCGCCGGCACGGCGTCTGCGCCGACTGCTCCGGCCGCGGCATGGCCGCGCACCTGGACCACAACGGGGCCGAGGGCTCCCCCGAGGAGTGCTACCCCGGCGAGGGGCCCTACATGGAGGATCCCGAGGACATCAAGGTGGAAGGAGACGAGGAGATGGCAGACGACGACGACATCAAGTGGAAGGATGACGTGGGGATGTCACAGGATGATGTGATTTTAGATGATGACAAAGATGTCGActccccacaggagcaggacaACTCTGGGGAGAACGACAAGGATTTTACCTGGATTTCTTAG
- the ZBTB46 gene encoding zinc finger and BTB domain-containing protein 46 isoform X2, producing MNNRKEDMEIASHYRHLLRELNEQRQHGILCDVCIIVEGKIFKAHKNVLLGSSRYFKTLYCQVQKTSDQATVTHLDIVTAQGFKAIIDFMYSAHLALTSRNVIEVMSAASYLQMTDIVQACHNFIKAALDISIKSDASEDLVDYELGAPSSSSTDALISAVVAGRSISPWLARRTSPANSSGDSAIASCHEGGSSYGKEDQEPKADSHEDISSQSLWASDMGYGSMRIKEEQVSPSHYGGGELHSAKDSAIQSGFSEQGGDGWQPTGRRKNRKNKETVRHITQQVEDDSRANSPVLPLLPASGWPYSSRDPSADAAGTEPSSSDSRVERPEPYGSVEEALLAGEPSYIPQPLTPDKEDALQAATVANLRAALMSKNSLLSLKADMLSEDSSLLFEYLPKGTHSLSRPGTSSNPSRGESDGKVEAPSPPLPSAHLASQSPTRICSSGEMSPETGIKGEVPSSTQAAFDRWLALWQFDNSDSDSSFPRSEETDITSDGTFLDSALAKRLTCGFCRRVFQRAEELQEHIHEHAFSTLLNCSQPGRFQCSKCPASFTLKSNMERHEKTIHCHFNEFTVIRKKFKCPYCSFSAMHQCILKRHMRSHTGERPYPCEICGKKFTRREHMKRHTLVHSKDKKYVCKVCNRVFMSAASVGIKHGSRRHGVCADCSGRGMAAHLDHNGAEGSPEECYPGEGPYMEDPEDIKVEGDEEMADDDDIKWKDDVGMSQDDVILDDDKDVDSPQEQDNSGENDKDFTWIS from the exons ATGAATAACCGAAAGGAAGATATGGAAATTGCTTCCCACTACCGTCACCTGCTGCGGGAGCTGAACGAGCAGCGGCAGCACGGCATCCTGTGCGACGTCTGCATCATCGTGGAGGGCAAGATCTTCAAGGCTCACAAAAACgtcctcctgggcagcagccgCTACTTCAAAACCCTCTACTGCCAGGTGCAGAAAACCTCAGACCAGGCCACAGTGACCCACCTGGACATTGTCACCGCCCAGGGCTTCAAGGCAATCATTGACTTCATGTACTCGGCGCACCTGGCGCTGACCAGCAGGAACGTCATCGAGGTGATGTCGGCCGCCAGCTACCTGCAGATGACAGACATCGTGCAGGCCTGTCACAACTTCATCAAAGCAGCTCTGGACATAAGCATCAAGTCTGATGCCTCGGAGGACCTCGTTGATTATGAGCTGGGAgccccttccagcagcagcacggaCGCTCTGATCTCGGCAGTGGTGGCTGGCAGGAGTATATCCCCGTGGCTGGCTCGGAGAACCAGCCCAGCAAACTCCTCTGGGGACTCAGCCATTGCCAGCTGCCACGAGGGAGGGAGCAGTTATGGCAAAGAGGATCAAGAGCCAAAAGCAGACAGCCACGAAGACATTTCATCCCAGTCTCTCTGGGCTAGTGACATGGGCTATGGGTCTATGCGTATCAAAGAGGAGCAGGTGTCCCCGTCCCACTACGGAGGGGGTGAGCTGCACTCTGCCAAGGATAGTGCAATACAGAGTGGGTTCTCAGAGCAAGGAGGGGATGGCTGGCAGCCCACGGGCCGcaggaagaacaggaaaaacaaagaaactgtCAGACATATAACACAGCAAGTGGAGGATGACAGCAGGGCAAAttctcctgtgctgcccctTTTGCCTGCCTCAGGATGGCCGTACAGCAGTCGAGACCCAA GCGCCGATGCGGCCGGGACGGAGCCCAGCAGCTCGGACAGCCGGGTGGAGCGGCCGGAGCCCTACGGCAGCGTGGAGGAGGCGCTGCTGGCGGGGGAGCCCAGCTACATCCCGCAGCCCCTGACTCCGGACAAGGAGGACGCGCTGCAGGCCGCCACTGTCGCCAACCTGCGCGCGGCTCTGATGAGCAAGAACAGCTTGCTGTCGCTGAAAGCCGACATGCTGAGCGAGGACAGCTCGCTGCTCTTCGAGTACCTCCCCAAAGGCACCCACTCGCTCTCCC GGCCTGGCACCAGCTCGAATCCCTCAAGGGGTGAAAGTGATGGCAAAGTGGAAGCACCATCTCCCCCGCTGCCTTCAGCACACCTTGCCTCTCAGAGCCCCACCAGGATCTGCTCTTCTGGTGAAATGTCACCagaaactgggataaaaggagaGGTGCCTTCCTCAACCCAG gCTGCCTTTGACAGATGGCTGGCACTTTGGCAGTTTGATAACTCTGACTCAG ATTCCAGTTTCCCAAGATCTGAAGAGACAGATATCACCTCTGATGGGACCTTCCTGGACTCAGCCCTGGCCAAGAGGCTGACCTGTGGCTTCTGCAGGAGGGTGTTCCAGcgtgctgaggagctgcaggagcacatcCACGAGCACGCCTTCTCCACGCTGCTCAACTGCTCCCAGCCCGGCCGCTTCCAGTGCTCCAAGTGCCCCGCCAGCTTCACCCTGAAATCCAACATGGAGCGCCACGAGAAGACCATCCACTGCCACT TCAACGAGTTCACAGTCATCAGGAAGAAGTTCAAGTGCCCatactgcagcttttctgccaTGCACCAGTGCATCCTGAAGAGACACATGAGGTCCCACACGGGGGAGAGGCCCTATCCCTGCGAGATCTGTGGCAAGAAGTTCACCCGCCGCGAGCACATGAAGCGCCACACCTTG gTCCACAGCAAAGATAAGAAATACGTCTGCAAGGTTTGCAACCGGGTGTTCATGTCAGCAGCCAGCGTGGGGATCAAGCACGGCTCGCGCCGGCACGGCGTCTGCGCCGACTGCTCCGGCCGCGGCATGGCCGCGCACCTGGACCACAACGGGGCCGAGGGCTCCCCCGAGGAGTGCTACCCCGGCGAGGGGCCCTACATGGAGGATCCCGAGGACATCAAGGTGGAAGGAGACGAGGAGATGGCAGACGACGACGACATCAAGTGGAAGGATGACGTGGGGATGTCACAGGATGATGTGATTTTAGATGATGACAAAGATGTCGActccccacaggagcaggacaACTCTGGGGAGAACGACAAGGATTTTACCTGGATTTCTTAG